A stretch of DNA from Cellulomonas fengjieae:
CAGATGACCCGTGGCTTCCTCATCGGCGCCACCGCAGGCCGCACGACCCTCACGGGCGAGGGCCTGCAGCACGCCGACGGGCACTCGCCGCTCCTGGCGGGGACCCAGCCGCACGTCGTGCACTACGACCCGGCCTACGGGTACGAGATCCGGCACATCGTCAAGGACGGCATCGAGCGGATGTACGGCGAGGGTCACGACCGTGACCGCGACGTCATCTACTACCTCACCGTCTACAACGAGCCCATGCACCAGCCGGCGGAGCCCGACGGCGTCGACGTCGAGGGCATCCTGCGCGGCATCTACCAGCTCGCACCGGCCGAGGGTGACGGGCCGCGCGCCCAGATCCTGGCGTCGGGCGTGGCCGTGCCGTGGGCGCTCGAGGCGAAGAAGCTGCTGGCCGAGGACTGGGGCGTGCAGGCCGGCGTCTGGTCGGTGACGAGCTGGAACGAGCTGCGTCGCGACGGACTGGCCGCGGACCGGCGGGCCTACCTGCACCCGGGCGAGGAGGAGCGCGTGCCGTACCTGACGCAGAAGCTCCAGGGTGCCGAGGGTCCGTTCGTCGCGACCACGGACTACGACCACCTGGTCGCCGACCAGGTGCGGGCGTGGATCCCGGGGACGTACGCCACGCTCGGCGCGGACGGCTTCGGCTTCTCCGACACCCGCGCGGCGGCACGTCGCCACTTCAAGATCGACGGTCCGTCGACGGTCGTCCGGGTGCTGCAGCAGCTCGCCCGCACCGGAGCGGTGAGCGCCGAGGCACCCGCGCAGGCCATCGAGCGCTACCGCCTGTACGACGTCACTGCGGGCACGTCGGGCAACACCGGCGGCGACAGCTGACCTGACGCACGCACGACGAAGGCCCGGGCTCTGCTGAGCCCGGGCCTTCGTCGTGCCCCGCGTCAGGTGCCGGGGATCGTCTGTTCCGCGTGGGCGACGTCCCGCGCGAGCTCGCTCCTGAGCTCGGCGATGGCCTTCTGGTCCGGGTAGAGGTCCAGCGCGGCGACGTGCTGCTTGGCCTCCAGCGGCCGACCCGCCTCGATCGAGGCGAGCACGAGCTGGCGCGCGACCTCGGGGTCGTGCTCACGCGGCCGCCAGTGCCCGACGCCCAGCCCGAGGGCGTCGACGGGCATGCCCGCCTCGCGCAGCAGCCCCAGGGCGGCGGCGAGCGCCTTGCCGGAGGGGTCGCGCTCCGCGGCGGTGGTCAGCCGGCGGACCGTGCCCTCGTGGTCGTCGTGCACAGACAGCCGGGCGACCTCGATGAGCGGGTACCACGCGCGCGGGTTGCCGGCGAGCTCCTCGCCGAGGGCCCAGACGGCGAGGTCGGCCGCGCGCTGGCGCTCCGTCTCGTCGACCGGCGCAGCGAGCGGGTCCTGGTCGGAGTTGGGGTCGGCGGCTCGGCGACGGACGATCTCCGCGAGGGCCACGAAGGCGCGCTCGTTGTTCGGGTCGTCGCTGAGCATGGAGCGCAGCGCGTCCTCGTGGAGCGTGTCGCCGCGCCGCGCAGCCTTGGTGGGACGGCGCGCACCGACCCGCGAGGCCGAGGACGGCCTTCGCATGAGCTGACGCAAACGGGGCAGGAGAGCCATGACGCGACCCTATCCGGTAGGGACGGAGCCCACCTGGTCGCGGACGTACCTCACATTTCCGTGATGGTTGCCTGAGACCGCCGTTTGTCGACTTCCCACAAGGCGAACCTTATGCTCCCCCCATGTCCAGCACCCTCCACCCGGCGAGCCCCGTCGCGCCCGACTCGCCGGACCCGGCGTTGCAGGGCCGCGTGCGCCGCTCTCCGATGGCTCGGATGCGCCCGCCGGTGCTCGAGGCACGCGGTGGACCCGAGACGCAGCGCCGGGTGCGTGACGGCGCAGGGCTCCTCTCCGCTGCAGCGATGCGGCGCCTGGACGACGACCTCGACTGGTACCGCGTGCTGCCCGCCGAGGACCGCTCCTGGGTCGGCCTGGTCGCCCAGGCGGGCATCACCGCGTTCGTCACGTGGTTCGCCGAGCCGACCCGGCCGCCGCACGGGGTCGGCGACATCTTCGCCGCGGCCCCGCCCGAGCTGACCCGGTCCATCTCGTTGCAGCACACGCTCCAGCTCGTCCGCGTGGTGGTGGACGTGGTCGAGACCCACAGCGACCGGCTGGCCGCACCGGGCGACGAGCGCGAGGTCCGGGAGGCCGTCCTGCGGTACTCGCGCGAGGTCGCCTTCTCCGCCGCCGAGGTCTACGCCCGTGCGGCAGAGGTCCGCGGCGCGTGGGACGCCCGGCTCGAGGCGCTCGTCGTCGACGCCCTCGTCCGGGGCGACGTGGACGACGCCCTGCGCTCCCGGATCGCGGCGCTCGGGTGGAGCGGCCGCGGATCGACGCTGGTGCTGGTCGGGACGACGACGGCGGCGCTGGACGAGGTGCGGGGTGCCGAGCTCCGGCGCGCCACCCTGCGCGCCGCCGACGACGCGCTCGTCGGCGTCCAGGGCGACCGCCTCGTGGTGTTCCTCGGCGGCGAGGGCGACCTGCGCGCCGCGGCCGAGACGCTGCTGCCGCGGTTCGGGCCCGGCCCCGTCGTGATCGGCCCGGTCGTCGGTGACCTGACGGACTCGCCCCGCTCGGCACGCGCAGCGCTGTCGGGGCTGCTCGCGGCCCGCGCGTGGGAACGGGCGCCCCGACCGGTGCTGGCCGACGAGCTCCTGCCCGAGCGCGTGCTCGTGGGGGACGTCGTCGCGCGGCGGATGCTGGTGGCACAGGCGTACGAGCCGCTGGCCGCCAGCCAGGGGTCTCTCCTGGAGACGCTCTCGGCCTACCTCGGCACCGGACGCTCGCTCGAGGCGGCCGCCCGCACGCTGTACGTGCACCCCAACACGGTGCGGTACCGCCTGCGCCGGGTCTGCGACGTCACGGGCTGGGACCCGCTCGACGCCCGCGAGTCGTACGTGCTCCAGACGGCGCTCGCGCTCGGGCGCCTGGACACCCCGGCGCCCGCGCCGGACGTCGCCCGCTGATTGGACCTGCCAGGGTTGTAGGAGTCGCACAAGGGCACCCGCCAAGGTTGGTGCACGCCGTGCGGCGGTCAGACGCCCGGGGCCGGGCAGAGTGGTCGGATGCTCGTCGTCGTATGCCCCGGTCAGGGCGCCCAGTCCCCCGGCATGCTCGCCCCGTGGCTCGAGCTGCCGACCGTCGCCGAGTCGATCGCGCGGGCCTCCCGCACGACCGGTCTCGACCTCGTCGCCCACGGCACCACGTCCGACGCCGACACCATCCGGGACACCGCGGTGGCGCAGCCGCTGCTCGTCGCGACGGCGCTGGCAAGCCTGCGCGCGGTCCTCGACGTCGGTCCGGACGACGCGCTCGACATCGCCGCCCAGAAGGTCGTGGGAGCCACCGCGGGGCACTCGGTCGGTGAGCTCGCCGCGGCGGTGGTCGCCGGCGTACTGACGGACGACGAGGCCCTGCGACTCGTAACCGTGCGTGGCGCGGCGATGGCCCGCGCGGCCACCACGACCCCGACCGGGATGAGCGCCGTGCTGGGCGGCGACCCGGACCAGGTGCTGGCGTCGCTCGCCGAGCACGG
This window harbors:
- a CDS encoding PucR family transcriptional regulator; translation: MARMRPPVLEARGGPETQRRVRDGAGLLSAAAMRRLDDDLDWYRVLPAEDRSWVGLVAQAGITAFVTWFAEPTRPPHGVGDIFAAAPPELTRSISLQHTLQLVRVVVDVVETHSDRLAAPGDEREVREAVLRYSREVAFSAAEVYARAAEVRGAWDARLEALVVDALVRGDVDDALRSRIAALGWSGRGSTLVLVGTTTAALDEVRGAELRRATLRAADDALVGVQGDRLVVFLGGEGDLRAAAETLLPRFGPGPVVIGPVVGDLTDSPRSARAALSGLLAARAWERAPRPVLADELLPERVLVGDVVARRMLVAQAYEPLAASQGSLLETLSAYLGTGRSLEAAARTLYVHPNTVRYRLRRVCDVTGWDPLDARESYVLQTALALGRLDTPAPAPDVAR